The Saprospiraceae bacterium genome includes a window with the following:
- a CDS encoding TonB-dependent receptor, whose translation MKQIFLLLAFMLVSFTYIVAQKSVTGTVTGQDGQPIIGANILGIGDTHVGTITDIDGKFVLKLPSGIQSIRITYTGYLPKDILLTNDVSDIKVVLEEYSVLLSEIMVIGYGSTSKKRMTDNVAKLTSDDISNIAVSNFQSTMSGKAAGVRINQTNGKVDGGINIRIRGASSISAGSEPLYVIDGMPLINVNESSNGAPMNPLLSLSPSEIESIDILKDASSAAIYGARGANGVVLITTKKGKPGKTNVSLNVSSGISSPTHLVSWLNAAEYKELFTEAAINSFGEEDGLAEVEGLFDYVANGTDWRNGAVDTDWNKLAFRDGSQSDVDLSLSGGDSKTQYFFGGAVNKTKGILLGNDLQRLSARMNIKHNLNSKFNAGMNLGVSKTIIERVANDNAFTTPLQAVAQSPLSPAYNEDGTPNTNTLYANFLLEDRYANYTTNLRRITGKIFAEYNFIENLKFNSDLGYDFSHQTEDEYRGSLTPFMSTNGYGFNSNAKSENYIWSNYVTFNKELSESSLLNVVVGQEFNNSDRTFNSVTGTQFPSDDFQSISSAAEITAGAGSDSRYNFLSYFSRVSLMLQDKYFVKASIRRDGSSRFGVNQRYGIFPAISAGWIVSEESFLKDSGTLSFLKIRGSYGQLGNSEIGNFASKTLYNGVSYNKISGIRLTQPGNNDLTWEKSKQLDLGVEFGLFKDRIFGEIDFYTKNTDGLLFRVPLPGSSGQTEINKNIGSLESKGVEFVLNTKNIVGENLQWTTNLNLANNVNNIISLPNNNADIINDVNINRIGEAVSSFYLAEFAGADPNTGDALYYTDGEGTETTADYSQANRVIAGNPQPTWIAGLTNEVSYKGLALSFTFVGEWGASIYNGGGLYQSSSADFFDNQTRDQLNRWQKPGDVTEVPQARLYGQNGTAPSTRYLQKADFIRLRNIMLSYTIPSTIMSKVKISSARVYLSGVNLLTFTNFTGYDPESRFDDGGSGFDSGSNFYSAPQAKTTSLGININF comes from the coding sequence ATGAAACAAATCTTCTTATTACTGGCTTTCATGCTGGTAAGTTTTACTTACATCGTGGCTCAAAAATCGGTCACGGGTACCGTTACAGGACAGGATGGTCAGCCCATTATTGGAGCTAATATTTTAGGGATAGGTGACACACATGTTGGTACTATCACTGACATTGATGGTAAGTTTGTTCTGAAGTTGCCTTCCGGTATTCAATCAATTCGAATTACTTATACCGGATATTTACCAAAAGATATATTACTTACCAATGATGTAAGTGATATAAAAGTAGTATTGGAAGAATATTCGGTTTTGCTCTCTGAAATAATGGTAATTGGTTATGGAAGCACCAGTAAAAAAAGAATGACAGATAATGTTGCAAAATTAACATCGGACGATATTTCCAATATTGCAGTATCCAATTTCCAAAGTACTATGTCGGGTAAAGCTGCCGGAGTAAGAATCAATCAAACCAATGGTAAAGTCGATGGGGGAATCAATATCAGAATACGGGGCGCATCCAGTATCAGTGCAGGCAGTGAGCCACTTTATGTTATCGACGGTATGCCGCTCATCAATGTGAATGAATCCAGTAATGGTGCACCTATGAATCCGCTTTTATCACTTAGTCCTTCAGAAATAGAATCTATCGACATACTCAAAGATGCAAGTTCTGCTGCTATTTACGGTGCAAGAGGAGCCAATGGGGTAGTGCTGATTACAACCAAAAAAGGTAAGCCCGGGAAAACAAATGTATCACTAAATGTATCTTCCGGTATCAGTTCGCCGACTCACCTTGTAAGTTGGCTTAATGCGGCAGAATATAAGGAGCTTTTTACAGAAGCAGCCATCAATTCTTTTGGGGAAGAAGATGGATTAGCGGAGGTAGAAGGCTTATTTGACTATGTGGCCAATGGAACAGATTGGCGAAATGGGGCAGTTGATACCGACTGGAACAAGTTGGCATTCAGGGACGGTAGTCAGTCAGATGTTGATTTATCTTTGTCAGGCGGAGATTCCAAAACCCAATACTTTTTTGGCGGTGCAGTCAATAAGACCAAAGGTATCCTTTTGGGTAATGATTTACAAAGATTGAGCGCCAGAATGAATATAAAACACAACCTGAATAGTAAATTTAATGCAGGTATGAATCTGGGTGTATCTAAAACAATTATTGAAAGAGTGGCCAATGATAACGCCTTTACTACACCTCTGCAGGCAGTTGCTCAATCTCCCCTTTCTCCTGCATATAATGAAGATGGTACACCTAATACAAATACCCTTTATGCCAATTTTTTGCTTGAAGACAGATATGCTAATTACACCACTAATCTTAGACGAATCACGGGTAAAATATTTGCAGAATACAATTTTATAGAAAATTTGAAATTTAATTCTGATTTAGGTTATGATTTCAGCCATCAAACGGAAGATGAGTATCGAGGTTCATTGACACCTTTTATGTCCACCAATGGATATGGATTCAATTCCAATGCAAAATCAGAAAATTATATCTGGTCCAATTATGTTACTTTTAATAAGGAGTTAAGTGAATCATCTTTACTAAATGTAGTTGTTGGTCAGGAGTTTAATAATTCGGATCGAACATTTAATAGTGTGACAGGAACACAGTTTCCTTCGGATGATTTCCAATCTATTTCAAGTGCTGCGGAGATAACTGCGGGTGCCGGTAGTGATAGCCGATACAATTTTTTATCTTATTTTTCCAGAGTTTCATTGATGCTTCAAGACAAATATTTTGTAAAAGCCAGTATCAGAAGAGACGGTTCTTCACGATTTGGAGTGAACCAAAGGTATGGTATATTTCCGGCTATTTCTGCCGGATGGATAGTTTCTGAAGAATCATTTTTGAAGGACTCCGGGACACTTTCATTTTTAAAAATAAGAGGTAGCTATGGACAATTGGGTAATTCGGAGATCGGTAATTTTGCATCCAAAACACTTTATAATGGTGTTTCCTATAATAAAATTTCAGGTATAAGATTAACTCAACCCGGCAATAATGACTTGACTTGGGAGAAAAGCAAACAATTGGATTTAGGCGTAGAGTTTGGTTTATTTAAGGATAGGATTTTTGGAGAAATTGACTTTTATACCAAAAACACAGATGGGCTTTTATTCAGAGTACCCCTTCCGGGAAGTTCCGGACAGACAGAAATCAATAAAAATATCGGCTCACTTGAAAGTAAAGGAGTGGAATTTGTCTTAAATACAAAAAATATTGTGGGTGAAAATTTGCAATGGACTACCAACCTGAATCTGGCAAATAATGTCAATAATATTATTTCGTTGCCAAATAATAATGCAGATATCATCAATGATGTAAACATCAATAGAATTGGCGAAGCAGTTTCATCTTTTTACCTTGCCGAATTTGCAGGTGCAGATCCTAATACAGGCGATGCCTTGTACTACACTGACGGAGAAGGTACAGAAACGACAGCCGATTATTCACAAGCCAATAGAGTGATCGCCGGCAATCCGCAACCCACATGGATTGCGGGTCTTACCAATGAAGTTTCTTACAAAGGTTTAGCCCTTAGTTTTACATTTGTTGGCGAGTGGGGAGCGAGTATCTATAACGGAGGCGGACTATACCAATCTTCAAGTGCAGATTTTTTTGACAATCAAACCAGAGACCAACTCAACAGGTGGCAAAAACCAGGTGATGTGACTGAAGTACCACAAGCTAGATTGTATGGTCAAAACGGGACTGCACCTTCCACAAGATATCTTCAGAAAGCAGATTTCATAAGACTAAGAAATATAATGTTGAGTTATACTATACCTTCAACAATCATGAGCAAGGTCAAAATCAGTAGTGCCCGAGTTTATCTTTCAGGGGTCAATTTGCTCACGTTTACGAATTTTACAGGTTACGACCCTGAGTCAAGATTTGATGATGGCGGAAGTGGATTTGATAGTGGCAGCAATTTCTATTCCGCCCCGCAAGCCAAAACAACATCTTTAGGAATAAATATCAATTTTTAA
- a CDS encoding RagB/SusD family nutrient uptake outer membrane protein has protein sequence MKNLIIYIFLTIGLTLFLSCADQLEIEPTLSISDTAALTSEENVKKLLIGTYQIEGSRNSHGGYIQIFSDLLGIDDQVSWNGTFSEPREALTKTMFATNFIVRTVWSNQYTIINQSNLVLDNLHIITDEGEKERVEGEARFLRAFHYFELVRLFGNEQKGVPIRLNAIADFGGDLTIKRNTTSEVYSLILDDINTAISLLPEENGVYANKYAALALLARVQLYLGNYKAAGDAAHEVISDSGNSLASTYSNAFNNDANGPEDIYAMQVTAQSGENQMIQMYASQGNGGRGGDISINQSYLDIFDDPNDVRASFYYENERGDLLTNKYINQFGNVPIFRLAEMILIRAESNQRLNTSTGAAPLEDINALRERSVATPLTTVNLDDILIERQRELAFEGFAIYDIKRTQSSVTGLPYNSPKLVMPIPQSEMDANSLMEQNEGY, from the coding sequence ATGAAAAATTTAATCATTTATATATTTTTAACCATTGGTTTAACTCTATTTTTATCTTGTGCTGACCAATTGGAGATAGAACCTACACTTTCTATTTCGGATACTGCTGCACTCACATCTGAAGAAAATGTGAAAAAATTGCTGATAGGTACCTATCAGATTGAGGGCAGCAGGAACTCTCATGGAGGGTACATTCAGATTTTTTCGGATTTATTGGGTATTGATGACCAGGTTTCCTGGAATGGCACTTTTAGTGAGCCCAGAGAGGCACTTACCAAAACGATGTTTGCTACTAATTTCATTGTCCGGACTGTGTGGAGCAATCAGTACACTATCATCAATCAAAGCAATCTTGTACTGGATAATCTGCACATAATTACCGATGAAGGTGAAAAGGAACGTGTAGAAGGTGAAGCCCGATTTTTGAGGGCATTTCATTATTTTGAGTTGGTTCGGTTATTTGGTAATGAACAAAAAGGAGTGCCGATAAGATTAAATGCAATTGCCGATTTTGGTGGTGATTTGACTATTAAAAGGAATACCACATCAGAAGTGTATAGCTTGATTTTGGATGACATTAATACAGCTATCTCTTTGCTTCCGGAAGAAAATGGTGTGTATGCAAATAAATATGCAGCATTAGCACTTTTAGCCAGAGTCCAGTTATACTTAGGCAATTATAAAGCTGCAGGTGATGCAGCTCATGAAGTAATTTCTGATAGTGGGAATTCCTTAGCTTCGACTTATTCAAACGCCTTTAATAATGATGCCAATGGTCCTGAAGATATTTATGCCATGCAGGTAACTGCCCAAAGTGGCGAAAATCAAATGATACAAATGTATGCATCTCAGGGAAACGGTGGAAGAGGGGGTGACATATCCATCAATCAAAGTTATCTGGATATTTTTGATGATCCAAATGATGTAAGAGCTTCGTTTTATTACGAAAATGAAAGGGGAGACCTTTTAACCAATAAATATATCAACCAATTTGGCAATGTTCCGATATTCAGGCTGGCAGAGATGATATTGATTCGGGCAGAAAGCAATCAAAGGCTGAATACATCTACGGGGGCTGCACCACTTGAAGACATAAACGCACTAAGAGAGAGAAGTGTCGCCACACCCTTGACGACTGTAAATCTGGATGACATTCTCATAGAAAGACAACGAGAGCTTGCATTCGAAGGCTTTGCCATTTACGACATCAAGCGCACGCAATCCTCCGTAACAGGTCTGCCATACAATAGTCCAAAACTAGTGATGCCTATCCCGCAATCCGAGATGGATGCCAATAGTCTTATGGAGCAAAATGAAGGATATTGA